TTTCTTCGTCCATCGGAATGGAAAGGTCGGTAAGCGAGTTTTTACCCAAATGCCCGATAAACGATACGTCCATCACATCGAAATGTACTTCTGCCTTACGGGCGATTTCGCGTGCCAAGTCCACTTCCTTTACATGTTTCTGCCCGTAAAGGAAAGTCAGTGCATATACTTCCTTGAAATGTTTTTTTGCCCAAAACAAGCAAGTGGTGGAGTCTTGTCCGCCACTGAATACGACTAATGCTTTGTTTTTGTCCATTGTTTTTGTTATCTTAGGTACTAGGTGACTAGGTTCTAGTTTTTTAATACCAAATACTAAGACTATTTAAAACCTAGTACCTAGTTACCTAGTCACCTGATCCCTGATTTATAGTTCGTTAATTTTAAGAATGTTATAAGATATGTTCTCGTCGTAGGTGTCCGTTCCGTCAATGTGCTTGATGTAACGTACGACACGGACGGTAACGGGGAGTACAATGATTTCGTACATCGTCTTCAGCGCTACTTGCACCAGCATCATTTTGCCCAGCTCGGGAAGCGGCATCAGTCCGCCGAATGCTAAGGGGAAGAAGATAAACGAATCGGCACTTTCGCCATATACCGTAGAGAGGATGGCACGCGCCGAGAAATGTTTTCCTTGTGAAGACAGTTTCATACGGCTCATCACGTAGGCATTGATAAACGAGCCTGCCAGAAAAGCCAGCAAGCTTGCCGCGGCAATGCGGGGAGCCATGCCAAATACAAAATTGAATCCCGCTTCACCTTCCCAAAACGGGGCAGCGGGCAATGCTACGGCAAGCTGGCCTAAGGCAACGGTCATAAAATTCATAAGAAATCCCATCCAGATGATGAGACGAGCCTTACGGAAGCCCCACACTTCGGCTATGCAATCATTGATAATGTATGAGACGGGAAAAACAATCAGCCCGGCAGTAACCGCTATCGGCCCCAATTGCACGACTTTGGTTTCTAATAGATTTGCCGCTACGAGGCATACACAAAACACGATGCCCAAAACCATAAAAGGCACCGATACGAGATTTTCTTTTTTCATCGCTCCTGTTTTTTACGTGGTTGTCCTAGAATACACGGAAGATGTTTCGGCAAAGAAACATCCTCATCTTTTTATCGGGCGCAAAGTTACGGATAATTTGCCGGATTAGCAAGAAAACCCTATATTTGTACACTTTCTATAGGCAAGATTATGGCAAAGAACAATCTTTTGACGGAAGAACTGAACTATATCGGAGGAAGCAAGACCCCGACGCACCTGCACTTGTGTACGTATGGACCAGCCGGAGCGGAAAACCATGACGGTGACACCATAGAAGACATATTGCCTTATTTCAAGGCGGGCTCCATGCACTGGATTCAGATACATGGGCTGAAGGATACGGAAGAAATACAGAAGGTATGCCGGCATTTCGGCATTGGGTTCCTTACCGAGCAGGATATTCTCAATTCGCTTCATCTCACCAAGATTGAAGCACACGAAGACTATAATGTCGTAATCCTGAAACTGCTTTCCGCTACAGGTGAGGACGAATATCTTCCCCAGCAGCTTTGCCTGGTGCAAGGCGAAGATTACCTGCTCACTTTTACGGAAAACGATACCGATTTTTTCGATGAAATCTATACGGCGATAGAAAATGACGTGTTGAAAATCCGTACCCGCTCGTCAGACTTTCTGCTGAGCGTGATTCTGAATAGTGTGATGACCAGTTTCATGTCCATCATTTCGGATATGGAAGACAAGCTGGAAGACTTGGAAGAGCGCTTGCTCACGCCCGGTGTGATGGACCCAACAATCGGCGACCTGCACGTGTTCCGGCGTAATTATCGCCTGATAAAGAAATGCATCTTCCCGCTGAAGGAACAAATCGCCAAACTTCTTCATCCTGAAGATACCCGGTTGCTGCATAAGGCGAGCCGCCCCTTCTTCAACGATGTAAACGACCACCTGCAATTTGTCCTGCAAACATTGGAAGGATGCCGTGACCTGCTCGGTGCGCTGGTCGATATGATTCTTTCCAGCAACGACCGGCACATGAACAACATCATGCGCCAGCTCACCGTGGTGTCTACCATCTTTATTCCGCTGACTTTTCTCGCCGGCATCTGGGGGATGAACTTCCGCGTCATGCCCGAACTGGACTGGAAATACGGATACCTCTATGCTTGGGGACTGATGTTGCTCATCGCCATCGGCGTATGCGTGTACTTTAAGCGGAAGAAATGGTATTAAAAGCCGGAGAGATTGCGATTTGCCTCAACGGCACTTTTTATATAAAAATGGGAACGAAAGAAAAATGAGAAAAAAAGAACTTTACGACCGGGTAATCGCTTATTTCGAGCAGGCGATGCCCGTGGCAGAAACCGAATTGCATTACGAAGACCCTTTCCAGTTGCTTGTAGCCGTTATCTTAAGCGCACAATGCACCGACAAGCGGGTCAATATGATTACTCCGGCATTGTTCCGTGATTTTCCTACGGCAGAAGCTATGGCAGCCACCACTCCCGATGTGGTTTACGAATACATCCGGAGCGTGAGCTATCCCAACAACAAGGCGAAGCATCTGGTAGGAATGGCACAGATGCTGGTGCGTGATTATGAAGGGCAGGTGCCCGATACGCTGGAAGAACTGGTGAAGCTTCCCGGAGTAGGACGGAAGACAGCGAATGTCATCCAAAGCGTGGTGTTCCATAAAGCCGCCATGGCGGTCGATACCCACGTGTTCCGTGTGAGCCACCGCATCGGGCTGGTGCCCGGTACCTGCACCACTCCGCTTGCTACCGAAAAGCATCTTACCCGTTATATTCCTGAAGCCTTGATACCCAAGGCACACCATTGGCTTATCCTGCACGGACGGTACGTGTGTACGGCACGCAATCCGAAATGCGACAAATGCGGATTGAACGGCATCTGCCAGGCATCGCTGAAAGCAAAGATTTGATTGAAATATTCACCACAGAGCTTTTGGGTATGGATTTGTGCATTTCCTGCATGTTACACACCTTCTACATTTGATGGCATATACAAGAGTAAGACGGTAAGGAACATTCATTTTTGCATATAGGTCGTATCTTTGTTTCAGCAGGCATACTTTTACGTTCTTGATATCAAAACCGTACGGTTTTGAATTGGAAACCGTACGTTCTCAATATGGAAACCGTACGGTTTTCATATCGAAACCATAAATGGAAGCCGTCTGAAACGATCATGTAATCCAAATGTGGAAACAACTGTTCCGGGGAGAAATCAGAAACTCACCACAGAGGGTACAGGGAAAATCTATTTTTCTCAATTTACGAAGTACGATTCCATATCAAAATAGTAAATTGCCCAATCGTAAATTAAAAACCCCTGCGTCCTCTGTGGTGAACAAATCATACGTATTTCGTATTCCGCATATCACCTGTTTCGGCAAATGCCAGATGCATCTGGAAGGCGTTACGGAGCGACATCGGGGTATGACAATGCCCTTCCGAAAGTTTCAGGTAATCCCAAAGCAGTTCTTTATAGTCGGGATGCGCGCAATTCTCGATGATGAGGCGTGCCCGTTGAAGCGGTGATTTTCCTCTCAAGTCTGCTACTCCCTGTTCGGTTACAAGGATGCGTACATCGTGTTCGGTACTGTCTACGTGCGATACTTGAGGTACGATGGACGAGATAAGCCCGCCTTTCGCCGTAGAAGGGGTGGTAAAGATAGAAAGGTAGGCATTACGTGCAAAGTCGCCCGAGCCTCCGATGCCGTTCATCATCTTGCTTCCCGACACATGAGTGCTGTTTACATTGCCGAAGATGTCAGCTTCAAGTGCTGTATTGACCGCAATGATACCTAACCGGCGGATGACTTCAGGGTGATTGGTGATTTCTTGCGGACGGAGCAGGACGCGGTCTTTCATTTCACCGATGTGCTCGTAAAGCAAGTCCAACTTATCGTCCGAGAGTGTAAGCGAGCTGCCTGCCACAAAACGGATGCGCTCTTCCAGCATCAGGTCGATAACGGAGTTCTGTATCACTTCGGTATACATCGAAAAGGCAGGCAAGTGCGGGTCGCCGCCCAAAGCTCCCAATACGGCATTGGCAATGTTTCCTACGCCCGATTGTAAGGGAAGAAATTCTTTGGGAATCGCTCCTTGACGATATTCCTTTACTAAAAAGTCTGCTACGTTTTGTCCGATTTGGCGTGTGGTTTCGTTCAGAGGAGTGAAGGCGGCTATCTGGTCACGCTCGTTTGTCAACACCACTCCAGCCACTTTCTTGGAGTCTACTTTCACGCTGATGCTTCCGGTACGGTCGTTTACCTTATAGATAGGGATTTCACGGCGGTAAGGCGGATTGTCGAGCACAAAGATGTCGTGCATTCCCGTCAATTTGCCCGCATGAGCCTCGTTCAATTCGATAATGATTTTGTCTGCCACACATGTCAGGGTGGGCGAAATGCCTACCGAAGTGCTCAGAATGAGGTCGCCTTCAGGGGTAATGCCGGAAGCTTCGATGATAGCCACATCGATTTTCCCCAAGAATCCGTAGCGCACGTCTTGTCCGATTTGCGAAAGGTGAAGATCGAAATATTGCACCTCGCCGCTATTGATGGCATTCCGCATTTCCTTGTTCGACTGGAAAGGAGTGCGGAAAGCAACGGCATGTGCTTCGGTCAGGGCACTGTCCACCTGGTTTCCTGTTGCCCCTCCGGTAATAAGTCCTATTTTAAACGGTTTTCCTTCATTGTGTAATGTTTCTGCATGCTGTGCCAATGCAGCGGGGACTGCTTTCGGTGTACCTACTGACGAGAATCCTCCGATGCCGACCGTCTGTCCGTCGATGATAAGCGCTGCAGCTTCTTCTGCTGATAAAATTGGATATTTCATGGATACTGTTATTATTAGTGCCGCAAAAGTATAAGTTTTCAGATAAAATAGCAAGAAATACAGACGAATATCTGACAAAAACAAAAACAACAAGCTCAAGCATGTAATATAATGATATTTTTATGCAGCCATTCCCTTCTTTTTTACACAACAAAAAACGCAAAGCTTTGCCCAACAGAAGCAAAGCCTTGCGTGAATCAATGCCAAGCGATACGATGCCTGGCACAAACGTATGCAATATTCCTTATGCCACTTTCTCCAACCGCTTCATCACCGAGAAGATGAACAGGGCAGCCAAGAGGCAAAGCACCATCAGTGTACCCCATACGAAATACAACGGCAATTCGCCCCACAGCCACGAAGCCACCGAAGTGAGGTAATTACCGATAGCCGTAGCCACGAACCAGCCTCCCATCATCATCCCCTTATACTTAGGGGGAGCCACTTTCGACACGAACGAAATACCCATCGGCGAAAGCAACAATTCGGCAAACGTCAATACCAGATAAGTCGATACCAGCCAGTTGGGCGATACGAACGAAGCCGTACCCGCCTCGATGGCTTGCGTCTGGTCGGCAGGGCTCAACAAACCGATAGAAGCTGCAAGCATGATGACGTATCCGCAGGCTGCCACCAACATACCCAAACCGATTTTACGCGGAGCCGAAGGCTCTTTGCCACGGGCTGCCAACGAACCGAATATTGCCATGGATACCGGTGTGAGCGCTACGACAAAGAACGGATTGAACTGCTGGAAGATAGGTGCATCCACCGGAGTGCTTGCAGGAAGTGCGGCATACTGATAACCCAAGAAGCACATTGCCAGAAAGATGACCACACACGAAACAAGCTTGCCTTTGCCTGTTTTCGACTGGAAAAACGAGAACAGGGCATAAACGATGAATATCACCGCCACCAAGTTCCATACGCTGAACATCATGCTTTCCAATCCTTCCGAGCTGCGTGCGGTAAACTGCTTGGCAAAATAAGTCAATGTCAAACCGTTCTGATGGAATGCCATCCAGAAGAAAATCACCACGGCAAATACCAGACACAGTGCCACGATGCGCTCTTTCGTCTCACGCGGCGAAAGCTCCTCGTGCTTTTCTGCCGCAGCAGCACCCTTGCCTGCTTCTTTCACACTTCCCCCTTCCACGTGGCGGAACGTGCTACGGAACCCGTAATAGATAGCCATGGAAACAATCAGCGAAACACAAGCCACGCCGAACGCAAAGTGATAGGAATCGTTCGCACTTACACCCAGGCTGTTCTGCGCATACTTCATAATCTCGACCGCTGCTGTCGGAGCAAAAAGCGCACCGATATTAATCGCCATATAGAAAATGCTGAACGCCGAGTCGCGCCGCTTGGCATACCGGGGATCATCGTAGAGGTTGCCTACCATCACCTGCAGGTTTCCTTTGAAAAGTCCCGTACCGCAACTGATTACGACCAGTGCGGCAAACATCGCCACCAGCCCCAATGTGCTGCTTCCCATCGGCAGGGCAAGTAATACGTAACCGGCAAACATCGCAATGACGCCCACCGTCACCATACGCCCATAACCGAACTTATCGGCAAGAATACCTCCTATAAACGGCAAGAAATAAACTAAAGCCAAAAACATGGCGTAAATGTTGCCGGCTGTACTCGGCGACATGCCGAAATTGTCCATCAAGAACAAAACGAAGATAGCCAGCATTGTGTAATAGCCGAAACGTTCGCCCGTATTGGCGAGCGCCAGCGCATAAAGACCTTTAGGTTGTCCTTCAAACATACATAAAACTATTTTAGATTAATAAAAAAACATTATTCCACCGACAAAGGTATGAAAATTACTTATTTTTGCAAAGGAATAAGCACCATACGTTATGAAAAAGATTGTTTTAGCTATCGATTCGTTCAAAGGATGTCTCACATCGGAAGAAGTGGAGCAATGTGTAGCAGAAGAAATACATCGCCTCCACCCTCAATGCCAAACCGTAGCCATCCCTATTGCTGACGGAGGAGAAGGCATGCTCGACACACTGATAAATGCCATGCAAGGACAAATCATTTATACCCGCGCCCACGACCCACTCATGCGAATGCGTACAACACGCTACGGCATACTGGGCAATCAACAAACCGCTGTTATCGAAATGGCGGAAATAAACGGCCTGACCACACTCTCTCCCGCCGAACGGAATCCGATGGAGACCAGCACATACGGTACGGGAGAACTGATAAAGGAGGCTTTGAAAAAGGGATTCCGACGGTTCATTATCGGTATCGGAGGAAGTGCCACCAACGATGCAGGCATGGGCATGATGCAGGCACTCGGTGCACGGCTCTACGATAAAGAAGGAAACGAATTGGGACAAGGAGGGAAAATCATGAAACACATCGCACGTATTGACCTCGATCTCCTGCATCCGGCTCTGAAGAAAACAAGTTTTACCGTAGCTTGCGATGTACAGAATCCTTTCTACGGACCACAAGGAGCAGCCTATGTCTTTGCCCGACAAAAAGGAGCTACCGACGAACAAATACATCTGCTGGACAAAGGGATGCAACATCTCGCCCGTCTCATCGAACAGGATTTTCACATCTATATAAATAAGGTAAAGGGAGCGGGAGCTGCCGGAGGGCTTGGCGGAGCCTTCCACGTATTGTTGAAAAGCCGGCTTCAATCGGGTATCGAATTACTGTTGGACACCGTAGGATTCGATGAACAAATCAAAGATGCCGACCTCGTCATCACCGGAGAAGGCAAGGCAGACCGCCAGACTTGCGAGGGAAAGGTTCCTGCAGGAGTACTGAAAAGAGCGACAAAAGCCGGCATCCCTACCCTTCTGCTGGCAGGAAAGACAGAAGACCGCGACTTATTGGAAAAGATGGGGTTCTGCCAACTCATTCAAATCTCACCTGATAGCTTGCCTGCCGAACAAGCCATACAACCGGATATTGCACGGGAAAACATCCGCAAGGCTACGCAATGTGCATTCAAAACAATGCAGCCACTTCCGCCCGCGCCTCACGTATCAGGTCATCAGGAGCAAGCTTGATTTGCAGCCCCCGTACGCCCGCACTTACATAGATAAAAGGAAAATCCAGGCAGGTTTTATGGATATACGTCGGGAAATGCTTTTTCATCCCGATAGGCGAACATCCACCGCGTATGTAACCCGTAAGCGGAAGCAATTCCTTTACAGGTATCAAATCACACTTCTTATTACCCGAAACCTTTGCCGCTAATTTTAAGTCGACTTCATGCTCGCCGGGAATCACACAGACAAAATACCCGCTCTTATCGCCGTGCAACACCAAGGTCTTGAATACACATTCGATGTCTTCTCCCAACGATGCCGCCACATGCACGGCACTCAAGTCGTTCTCGTCCACTTCGTAAGGAATCAGTTCGTAAGGCACTTTTGCCTTATCCAGCAAGCGTGCCACATTGGTCTTGTTAATTTTCATAAGCAATTTCGTTTGAATCTCACCACAGAGTAACCACAGTGGAAAAATTTAAAAGACTCTGTGTGCCTCTGTGGTGAAAATATGCACAATTTCATACCGCACATGGTATCATTCTTCATTCTTAATTTACCTTCAGTTCTTCCTTCAAAAACTTAGGCGTATAACCTTTCGGACTCAGTGCCACTTCTTCGGGCGTGCCGGCAGAAAGCACCTCGCCTCCTCCCCTTCCGCCTTCGGGTCCCATATCAATGATATAATCCGCCATTTTAATGACGTCCAGGTTATGCTCAATGACAATCACCGTATTGCCCTTGTCCACCAGACGGTTCAGCACGTTCATCAGTACCCGGATGTCTTCGAAGTGCAAGCCTGTGGTCGGCTCGTCCAGAATATACACGGTCTTGCCTGTATCGCGTTTCGAAAGTTCGGTGGCGAGCTTCACACGCTGGCTTTCGCCTCCCGACAAGGTAGTAGAGGGCTGTCCCAGCTTGATATAGCCCAACCCTACTTCCTGCAACACCTTAATCTTATTCAGAATCTGTGGCACGTTTTCGAAAAACTCTACCGCACGGTTGATGGTCATATCCAGCACATCGGCAATCGACTTTCCTTTGAAACGCACCTCCAGAGTCTCGCGGTTGTACCGCTTGCCGTGGCACACCTCACAAGGCACCAGCACATCGGGCAAGAAATTCATCTCAATGGTCTTGTAACCGTTTCCTCCGCATGCCTCACACCTGCCTCCTGACACATTGAACGAAAAGCGTCCGGGCTTGTATCCGCGCATCTTCGCTTCGGGAAGACTTACAAAGAGATTCCGGATATCGCTGAACACGCCCGTATAGGTAGCCGGATTGGAACGCGGCGTACGCCCCAACGGCGACTGGTCGACATTAACCACCTTATCAATGTATTCCAGCCCTTCGACGGCATCGTAAGGCAACGGGTCTTGCAACGAGCGGTAGAAATGTTGCGAGAGAATGGGCTGCAAGGTATCATTAATCAACGTAGACTTGCCGCTTCCGGAAACCCCGGTCACGCAAATCAGCTTGCCCAACGGGAATTCCACATCGACATGCTTCAGGTTGTTTCCCCTCGCTCCCCGAATCCAAAGCGATTTCCCGTTTCCTTCCCGACGCTTGGCAGGCACTTCGATTCTCATTTGCCCGTTAAGGTATTGCGAGGTCAGCGTACTGGTCTTCAGCATCTCAGCTGGGGTTCCGGCGAAGACCACTTCCCCACCCAGCCGTCCGGCTTTTGGTCCCATATCGACAACATAATCAGCCGCAAGCATCATGTCCTTGTCGTGCTCTACCACAATGACGGTATTTCCCAAGTCGCGCAATTCCTTCAACGAATTTATCAGGCGGATATTGTCGCGCTGGTGAAGCCCGATGCTCGGCTCGTCGAGGATATACAACACGTTTACCAGTTGCGACCCTATCTGCGTGGCAAGGCGGATGCGCTGGCTCTCGCCTCCCGAAAGGCTGACCGAAGAACGGTTGAGCGACAGGTAATCCAACCCCACATCCAGCAGGAACTTCAGGCGGGTACGGATTTCTTTCAAGATTTCCGCTGCAATCAGGCGCTGCTTCTCTTCCAGAAAAGGCTCCACATGCTGCAGCCATGCATACAGCTCGCTGATGTCCATCGTTGCCAATTGATAGATATTCTTATCGTGAATGCGGAAATGCAACGCCTCCTTATTCAGCCGCGCCCCCTTGCATTCGGGACATACATCGGTCTTGGCAAACTGGTCCGCCCATTTCTGTGCGGTAGCCGAAGCCTCCCGGTCCTGCATCAGCTGGATATATTTGACAATTCCCTCGTACGTCACAAAATAATCGGACGAAGCATGTATCAGGGAATCTTTTATCTTCAGACGTTCGTCGCATCCGTACAATATCTCGTTAATGGCATCCTCGGGCAACTGGTTGACCGGCGTCTTCAGGTTTGCGTCATACCGTTCGAGCAAGGCATCGATTTGCCAGAATATCATGCCGTTCTTATACTTTCCCAAGGGAGCAATCGCCCCTTCGTAGACCGAGAGGGAACGGTTGGGAATCACTTTGTCCACATCTATCAGATTGACGTAGCCCAATCCCTTGCAACGCGGGCACGCACCCTGAGGCGAATTGAAAGAGAAATTATGAGGAGCCGGCTCCTTGTACGAAAGTCCCGTGACGGGACACATCAGCCGCTTGCTGTAATGGCGTACGCTTTCGGTCTGCGCATCGAGTATCATCAGCAGCCCGTCACCCTGCTGCATTGCCGTAGCCACGCTCTGTTTCAGGCGTTTCTCCTCTTTGTCCGTCACCACGGTCTTATCGATAACCACCTCGATATCATGGTTCTTGTAACGGTCCAGCTTCATGCCATGCACGA
The Phocaeicola salanitronis DSM 18170 genome window above contains:
- the corA gene encoding magnesium/cobalt transporter CorA, with translation MAKNNLLTEELNYIGGSKTPTHLHLCTYGPAGAENHDGDTIEDILPYFKAGSMHWIQIHGLKDTEEIQKVCRHFGIGFLTEQDILNSLHLTKIEAHEDYNVVILKLLSATGEDEYLPQQLCLVQGEDYLLTFTENDTDFFDEIYTAIENDVLKIRTRSSDFLLSVILNSVMTSFMSIISDMEDKLEDLEERLLTPGVMDPTIGDLHVFRRNYRLIKKCIFPLKEQIAKLLHPEDTRLLHKASRPFFNDVNDHLQFVLQTLEGCRDLLGALVDMILSSNDRHMNNIMRQLTVVSTIFIPLTFLAGIWGMNFRVMPELDWKYGYLYAWGLMLLIAIGVCVYFKRKKWY
- a CDS encoding queuosine precursor transporter, with protein sequence MKKENLVSVPFMVLGIVFCVCLVAANLLETKVVQLGPIAVTAGLIVFPVSYIINDCIAEVWGFRKARLIIWMGFLMNFMTVALGQLAVALPAAPFWEGEAGFNFVFGMAPRIAAASLLAFLAGSFINAYVMSRMKLSSQGKHFSARAILSTVYGESADSFIFFPLAFGGLMPLPELGKMMLVQVALKTMYEIIVLPVTVRVVRYIKHIDGTDTYDENISYNILKINEL
- a CDS encoding glycerate kinase family protein; protein product: MKKIVLAIDSFKGCLTSEEVEQCVAEEIHRLHPQCQTVAIPIADGGEGMLDTLINAMQGQIIYTRAHDPLMRMRTTRYGILGNQQTAVIEMAEINGLTTLSPAERNPMETSTYGTGELIKEALKKGFRRFIIGIGGSATNDAGMGMMQALGARLYDKEGNELGQGGKIMKHIARIDLDLLHPALKKTSFTVACDVQNPFYGPQGAAYVFARQKGATDEQIHLLDKGMQHLARLIEQDFHIYINKVKGAGAAGGLGGAFHVLLKSRLQSGIELLLDTVGFDEQIKDADLVITGEGKADRQTCEGKVPAGVLKRATKAGIPTLLLAGKTEDRDLLEKMGFCQLIQISPDSLPAEQAIQPDIARENIRKATQCAFKTMQPLPPAPHVSGHQEQA
- the ybaK gene encoding Cys-tRNA(Pro) deacylase, whose translation is MKINKTNVARLLDKAKVPYELIPYEVDENDLSAVHVAASLGEDIECVFKTLVLHGDKSGYFVCVIPGEHEVDLKLAAKVSGNKKCDLIPVKELLPLTGYIRGGCSPIGMKKHFPTYIHKTCLDFPFIYVSAGVRGLQIKLAPDDLIREARAEVAALF
- a CDS encoding succinate CoA transferase — its product is MKYPILSAEEAAALIIDGQTVGIGGFSSVGTPKAVPAALAQHAETLHNEGKPFKIGLITGGATGNQVDSALTEAHAVAFRTPFQSNKEMRNAINSGEVQYFDLHLSQIGQDVRYGFLGKIDVAIIEASGITPEGDLILSTSVGISPTLTCVADKIIIELNEAHAGKLTGMHDIFVLDNPPYRREIPIYKVNDRTGSISVKVDSKKVAGVVLTNERDQIAAFTPLNETTRQIGQNVADFLVKEYRQGAIPKEFLPLQSGVGNIANAVLGALGGDPHLPAFSMYTEVIQNSVIDLMLEERIRFVAGSSLTLSDDKLDLLYEHIGEMKDRVLLRPQEITNHPEVIRRLGIIAVNTALEADIFGNVNSTHVSGSKMMNGIGGSGDFARNAYLSIFTTPSTAKGGLISSIVPQVSHVDSTEHDVRILVTEQGVADLRGKSPLQRARLIIENCAHPDYKELLWDYLKLSEGHCHTPMSLRNAFQMHLAFAETGDMRNTKYV
- the nth gene encoding endonuclease III — its product is MRKKELYDRVIAYFEQAMPVAETELHYEDPFQLLVAVILSAQCTDKRVNMITPALFRDFPTAEAMAATTPDVVYEYIRSVSYPNNKAKHLVGMAQMLVRDYEGQVPDTLEELVKLPGVGRKTANVIQSVVFHKAAMAVDTHVFRVSHRIGLVPGTCTTPLATEKHLTRYIPEALIPKAHHWLILHGRYVCTARNPKCDKCGLNGICQASLKAKI
- a CDS encoding peptide MFS transporter, translated to MFEGQPKGLYALALANTGERFGYYTMLAIFVLFLMDNFGMSPSTAGNIYAMFLALVYFLPFIGGILADKFGYGRMVTVGVIAMFAGYVLLALPMGSSTLGLVAMFAALVVISCGTGLFKGNLQVMVGNLYDDPRYAKRRDSAFSIFYMAINIGALFAPTAAVEIMKYAQNSLGVSANDSYHFAFGVACVSLIVSMAIYYGFRSTFRHVEGGSVKEAGKGAAAAEKHEELSPRETKERIVALCLVFAVVIFFWMAFHQNGLTLTYFAKQFTARSSEGLESMMFSVWNLVAVIFIVYALFSFFQSKTGKGKLVSCVVIFLAMCFLGYQYAALPASTPVDAPIFQQFNPFFVVALTPVSMAIFGSLAARGKEPSAPRKIGLGMLVAACGYVIMLAASIGLLSPADQTQAIEAGTASFVSPNWLVSTYLVLTFAELLLSPMGISFVSKVAPPKYKGMMMGGWFVATAIGNYLTSVASWLWGELPLYFVWGTLMVLCLLAALFIFSVMKRLEKVA
- the uvrA gene encoding excinuclease ABC subunit UvrA yields the protein MKEEKETISVQGARVHNLKNIDVDIPRDSLTVITGLSGSGKSSLAFDTIFAEGQRRYIETFSAYARNFLGGMERPDVDKITGLSPVISIEQKTTNKNPRSTVGTTTEIYDYLRLLFARAGIAYSYLSGEKMVKYTEEQILDLIRRDYKGKRIYILAPLVRTRKGHYKELFEQVRKKGYLYVRVDGEVKEIVHGMKLDRYKNHDIEVVIDKTVVTDKEEKRLKQSVATAMQQGDGLLMILDAQTESVRHYSKRLMCPVTGLSYKEPAPHNFSFNSPQGACPRCKGLGYVNLIDVDKVIPNRSLSVYEGAIAPLGKYKNGMIFWQIDALLERYDANLKTPVNQLPEDAINEILYGCDERLKIKDSLIHASSDYFVTYEGIVKYIQLMQDREASATAQKWADQFAKTDVCPECKGARLNKEALHFRIHDKNIYQLATMDISELYAWLQHVEPFLEEKQRLIAAEILKEIRTRLKFLLDVGLDYLSLNRSSVSLSGGESQRIRLATQIGSQLVNVLYILDEPSIGLHQRDNIRLINSLKELRDLGNTVIVVEHDKDMMLAADYVVDMGPKAGRLGGEVVFAGTPAEMLKTSTLTSQYLNGQMRIEVPAKRREGNGKSLWIRGARGNNLKHVDVEFPLGKLICVTGVSGSGKSTLINDTLQPILSQHFYRSLQDPLPYDAVEGLEYIDKVVNVDQSPLGRTPRSNPATYTGVFSDIRNLFVSLPEAKMRGYKPGRFSFNVSGGRCEACGGNGYKTIEMNFLPDVLVPCEVCHGKRYNRETLEVRFKGKSIADVLDMTINRAVEFFENVPQILNKIKVLQEVGLGYIKLGQPSTTLSGGESQRVKLATELSKRDTGKTVYILDEPTTGLHFEDIRVLMNVLNRLVDKGNTVIVIEHNLDVIKMADYIIDMGPEGGRGGGEVLSAGTPEEVALSPKGYTPKFLKEELKVN